One window of Candidatus Nealsonbacteria bacterium CG07_land_8_20_14_0_80_39_13 genomic DNA carries:
- a CDS encoding 30S ribosomal protein S10, whose protein sequence is MTVKKKANTAIKEEVKPRIRIKLRGYDHKVIDNSVKQIIDTVLRYGAEISGPIPLPTEIDKQTVNRSTFVHKDAREQFEIRLHKRLIDILSPNPKVIDALSTLNLPAGVFIDIK, encoded by the coding sequence ATGACCGTTAAGAAGAAGGCAAATACAGCTATCAAAGAAGAGGTAAAACCGAGAATCAGGATTAAATTACGCGGTTATGACCACAAGGTGATTGACAATTCCGTCAAGCAGATTATTGATACTGTTTTGCGCTATGGCGCTGAAATTTCCGGACCGATTCCTTTACCGACTGAAATAGACAAGCAAACCGTCAACAGATCAACTTTTGTCCATAAGGATGCAAGAGAGCAATTTGAAATAAGACTCCACAAGAGATTAATAGATATTTTGAGTCCGAATCCGAAGGTTATTGACGCTTTGTCAACGTTGAATTTGCCGGCAGGAGTGTTTATTGACATAAAGTAG
- the tuf gene encoding elongation factor Tu, with translation MAEKAKFERSKPHLNIGTIGHVDHGKTTLTAAILHCLKLKGFPTTEKSVDQIDFAPEEKQRGITINITHLEYETEKRHYAHIDCPGHADYIKNMITGAAQMDGGILVVAATDGPMPQTREHILLAGQVGLPALVVFLNKVDQVDDPEMVDLVEGEIRDLLKKYNFPGDQIPIIRGSALKALQATSVDDEAVKPILELMSKVDEYISEPIRDIEKPFLMAVEDVFSIEGRGTVATGRIERGIVNSGDEVEIVGIKDTKKTVAISVEMFNKILDQGRAGDNVGILLRGLKKEDIERGQVLAKPGTITPHTEFSTDVYVLSKEEGGRHTPFFKGYKPQFYFRTTDVTGDVELPEGTEMVMPGDTVKVNVKLIAPIAMEEKQKFAIREGGKTVGAGVVTKIIK, from the coding sequence ATGGCAGAAAAAGCAAAATTTGAGAGAAGTAAACCTCATCTTAACATCGGTACAATCGGCCACGTTGACCACGGCAAGACAACACTTACCGCGGCTATTCTTCATTGTTTAAAATTGAAGGGTTTTCCGACAACGGAAAAGTCCGTTGATCAAATTGACTTTGCGCCTGAAGAAAAACAGAGAGGAATTACCATTAATATTACCCACCTTGAATACGAAACGGAGAAAAGACACTATGCTCACATTGATTGTCCGGGACACGCTGACTATATCAAGAATATGATTACCGGAGCCGCTCAAATGGACGGAGGTATTTTGGTTGTTGCCGCTACTGACGGCCCTATGCCTCAAACAAGAGAGCACATTCTTTTAGCCGGTCAGGTTGGTTTGCCGGCCTTAGTTGTTTTCTTAAACAAAGTTGACCAGGTTGATGACCCTGAAATGGTTGATTTAGTTGAAGGGGAGATAAGAGACCTTTTAAAGAAATATAACTTCCCTGGAGACCAAATTCCGATCATAAGGGGTTCAGCTTTAAAAGCTTTACAAGCCACTTCCGTTGATGATGAAGCGGTCAAGCCGATTTTAGAATTAATGAGCAAGGTAGATGAATACATTTCTGAGCCAATAAGGGACATAGAAAAACCGTTCTTGATGGCTGTAGAAGATGTTTTCTCAATTGAGGGAAGAGGAACAGTTGCCACAGGCAGAATTGAAAGGGGAATAGTTAATTCCGGAGACGAAGTTGAAATCGTCGGAATAAAAGACACAAAGAAAACAGTAGCTATTTCCGTGGAAATGTTTAATAAAATTCTTGACCAGGGAAGAGCCGGAGACAACGTCGGCATCCTTTTAAGAGGTCTTAAAAAAGAGGACATTGAAAGAGGACAAGTTTTGGCGAAACCGGGCACGATTACTCCTCATACTGAATTCAGCACAGATGTTTATGTTTTAAGCAAGGAAGAAGGCGGTCGCCACACTCCTTTCTTCAAGGGATACAAGCCTCAATTTTATTTCAGAACTACTGATGTTACAGGAGACGTTGAATTGCCGGAGGGAACAGAAATGGTAATGCCCGGAGATACCGTAAAAGTAAATGTTAAATTGATTGCTCCTATCGCTATGGAAGAAAAACAGAAATTCGCCATCAGGGAAGGAGGAAAAACTGTCGGAGCCGGGGTTGTGACAAAAATCATTAAGTAA
- the fusA gene encoding elongation factor G, which produces MAREYPIERYRDIGIIAHIDAGKTTVSERILFFTGISHKIGEVHEGAAIMDWMDQERERGITITSAATTCFWNPTYLEHAKENKYRINLIDTPGHIDFTAEVQRSLRVLDGGVVVFDGVAGVESQSETVWRQADKYNVPRICFINKIDRVGADFEKSLISIWNKLTPNAVAMQLPLGAEENMGGVIDLLKMKAFRFEGESGKDIKISDIPQDLLEKAKEWRGKMVEKIAGEDDVLLEKYLGQKEISEEELRASLRRAVISCKLVPVFCGSALKNKGVHLLLDAICDYLPSPVDLPPVKGLEPKTREEIERKASDAEPFSALAFKIATDPFVGTLTFFRVYSGSLQKGSYVLNTETGEKERIGRILRMHANNREEVDELFTGDIAATVGLKNTFTGHTLCAEESPVILEEIIFPEPVISIRVEPKSKADREKMGAALKKLSDEDPTFRVKGDPETGETIISGMGELHLDIICDRMKREFKVEASIGRPQVAYRETIRTTAEAQGKYIRQSGGKGQYGDVWLRLSPKETGKGFEFINEIKGGSIPREYFPAVEKGVKEAMDKGVVANYPMVDVEVALYDGSFHEVDSSEIAFKIASSMAFSEAARRAGAFLLEPIMKLEVVVPAEHFGDVIGDLSARRGRIDETKDRLNMKVIDIKVPLAEMFGYATNLRSLTEGRGTFTMEFDSYQEVPGNIAQEIIEGRRK; this is translated from the coding sequence ATGGCGAGAGAGTATCCAATAGAACGTTATAGAGACATCGGCATTATTGCCCACATTGACGCCGGGAAAACAACGGTTTCCGAGCGTATTTTGTTTTTCACCGGAATTTCCCATAAAATCGGCGAAGTCCACGAAGGCGCGGCGATAATGGATTGGATGGACCAAGAAAGGGAAAGAGGGATTACCATTACTTCCGCCGCCACGACCTGTTTTTGGAACCCGACTTATTTGGAACATGCCAAGGAAAATAAATACAGAATAAATCTTATTGACACTCCCGGCCACATTGATTTCACAGCTGAAGTCCAAAGGTCTTTAAGGGTTTTGGACGGGGGAGTGGTTGTTTTTGACGGAGTAGCCGGCGTTGAATCACAATCGGAGACAGTTTGGCGCCAAGCTGACAAATATAACGTTCCGAGAATATGTTTTATAAATAAAATAGACAGGGTCGGAGCTGATTTTGAAAAGAGCTTAATTTCGATTTGGAACAAGCTGACTCCTAACGCCGTGGCCATGCAATTACCTCTGGGAGCTGAAGAAAATATGGGGGGGGTCATTGATTTATTGAAAATGAAAGCTTTCAGATTTGAAGGCGAATCAGGCAAGGATATAAAAATATCAGACATCCCTCAAGATTTATTGGAAAAAGCAAAAGAGTGGCGGGGAAAAATGGTTGAAAAGATTGCCGGAGAAGACGATGTTTTATTGGAGAAATACTTGGGACAGAAAGAAATTTCAGAAGAAGAGTTGAGAGCGTCTTTAAGGAGGGCGGTAATCAGTTGTAAACTCGTTCCTGTTTTTTGCGGTTCGGCTCTTAAAAATAAAGGAGTCCATCTTCTGCTTGACGCAATTTGCGATTATCTCCCCAGTCCGGTTGACCTTCCTCCGGTTAAAGGCCTTGAGCCTAAAACAAGAGAGGAAATAGAGAGGAAAGCTTCAGATGCGGAACCGTTCAGCGCTTTGGCTTTTAAAATCGCCACTGACCCTTTTGTAGGAACGCTCACTTTCTTCAGAGTTTATTCAGGCTCTCTCCAAAAGGGTTCTTATGTTTTGAATACGGAAACAGGAGAAAAAGAAAGAATCGGCAGAATTTTGCGGATGCACGCCAATAACAGGGAAGAGGTTGATGAACTTTTTACAGGGGATATAGCTGCCACAGTCGGACTTAAAAATACATTTACCGGGCACACATTGTGCGCAGAAGAATCGCCGGTTATTCTTGAAGAGATTATTTTCCCTGAACCGGTTATTTCTATTAGGGTTGAACCGAAGAGCAAGGCTGACAGGGAGAAAATGGGAGCGGCTTTGAAAAAACTTTCTGATGAAGACCCGACCTTCAGGGTGAAGGGCGATCCTGAAACAGGAGAAACAATTATTTCCGGCATGGGAGAGCTTCACCTTGATATTATTTGCGACAGAATGAAAAGAGAATTTAAAGTGGAAGCGTCCATCGGCAGGCCTCAAGTAGCTTATAGGGAAACAATCAGAACAACAGCAGAAGCGCAAGGTAAATATATCCGTCAATCAGGAGGAAAGGGGCAATATGGAGATGTTTGGTTGAGATTGTCGCCTAAAGAAACAGGCAAGGGATTTGAATTCATAAATGAAATTAAAGGAGGTTCTATTCCGAGGGAATATTTCCCGGCGGTTGAAAAAGGAGTTAAGGAGGCAATGGACAAGGGAGTCGTTGCCAACTATCCGATGGTAGACGTGGAAGTGGCTTTATATGACGGATCTTTCCATGAAGTTGATTCTTCTGAAATAGCTTTTAAAATCGCTTCTTCTATGGCTTTCAGCGAAGCGGCCAGGAGAGCCGGGGCTTTCTTATTGGAGCCGATTATGAAATTGGAAGTAGTTGTTCCGGCAGAACATTTCGGCGATGTTATCGGCGATTTGTCTGCGAGGAGAGGCAGGATTGATGAAACTAAAGACAGATTGAATATGAAAGTTATTGACATAAAAGTTCCTTTGGCGGAAATGTTCGGCTATGCCACTAATTTGAGGAGTCTGACTGAAGGCAGGGGAACATTCACTATGGAATTTGATTCTTATCAGGAAGTTCCCGGAAATATCGCTCAAGAAATAATAGAAGGCCGACGCAAATAA
- a CDS encoding 30S ribosomal protein S7, translating to MKKIKKHIVLPDSIYNNADVSKFINNIMKEGKKTIAKKIVYDSFDIIKEKTKKEPVEIFEKALENASPLLEVKSQRVGGATYQVPREVRRERKLTLSIRWIIGAARSKKGKPTREKLAEELINAANNTGVAIKKKEDMHRTAEANRAFAHFGRR from the coding sequence ATGAAGAAGATTAAAAAACATATTGTATTGCCTGACTCTATTTATAACAATGCTGATGTCAGCAAGTTTATAAACAACATAATGAAGGAAGGGAAAAAGACGATTGCCAAGAAAATAGTTTATGACAGCTTTGACATCATAAAGGAAAAAACAAAAAAAGAGCCGGTTGAAATTTTTGAAAAAGCGCTGGAAAACGCTTCTCCTTTGCTTGAGGTTAAATCTCAAAGAGTCGGAGGAGCGACTTATCAGGTTCCTAGAGAAGTGAGGAGGGAGAGAAAATTAACCTTGTCCATCCGCTGGATAATCGGCGCGGCCAGGTCAAAGAAGGGAAAACCAACGAGAGAAAAACTGGCTGAAGAATTGATTAACGCCGCCAATAATACTGGCGTGGCCATAAAGAAAAAAGAGGATATGCACAGAACAGCCGAGGCTAACAGAGCTTTCGCTCATTTCGGCCGTCGCTAA
- a CDS encoding 30S ribosomal protein S12 gives MPTINQLTKKPRKKSKEKDETPALAFGFNPLKNRPVSGFSSFKRGVCLKVFTVTPKKPNSALRKVARIRLTNGMEVTAYIPGVGHNLQEHSMVLIRGGRVKDLPGVRYHIIRGKLDTSGVEGRKQSRSKYGAKIDKKTAKAKK, from the coding sequence ATGCCGACGATTAATCAACTGACAAAAAAACCAAGAAAAAAATCCAAGGAGAAAGATGAGACTCCTGCTTTGGCTTTCGGATTTAATCCTTTGAAGAATCGTCCGGTGAGCGGCTTCTCTTCTTTTAAGAGAGGCGTTTGTCTTAAGGTTTTTACGGTTACTCCGAAGAAACCGAACTCGGCCTTGAGAAAAGTTGCCAGAATAAGACTTACGAATGGAATGGAGGTTACCGCCTATATTCCCGGAGTCGGGCATAATCTTCAAGAGCACTCGATGGTTTTGATAAGGGGCGGAAGAGTAAAAGATCTGCCGGGAGTGAGGTATCACATAATAAGAGGCAAATTGGACACATCAGGAGTTGAAGGAAGAAAGCAGAGCCGTTCAAAATACGGCGCTAAGATTGATAAAAAAACAGCTAAAGCCAAGAAATAG
- a CDS encoding site-2 protease family protein gives MFEWLFFVAILIFSIVIHEVSHGLMAYQLGDTTAKNAGRLTLNPISHIDPIGSILVPLLLVITKSPFLFGWAKPVPVNPFNFKDQKWGDLKVSFAGPGSNLLIALFFGLILRFFPDIAGQSPALASMFAGIVFINVLLAIFNLIPVPPLDGSHILFSLLPVSMNNVKDFLQRNGLIISLLFFYLIFVGIIPLFSATFFIFSLIAGQGATASLDNFLQII, from the coding sequence ATGTTTGAATGGTTATTTTTTGTTGCGATTTTAATATTCTCAATCGTCATCCACGAGGTTTCTCATGGCTTAATGGCTTATCAGCTTGGCGATACTACAGCTAAAAACGCCGGCCGTCTTACGCTAAATCCCATAAGCCACATAGATCCGATCGGCTCCATTCTGGTTCCCTTACTATTGGTTATCACCAAGAGCCCTTTTCTTTTTGGCTGGGCCAAGCCGGTTCCGGTCAATCCTTTTAACTTCAAAGACCAAAAATGGGGAGATTTAAAAGTTTCTTTCGCCGGACCGGGCTCAAATTTATTGATCGCTTTATTTTTTGGCTTGATTTTACGGTTTTTCCCGGACATAGCCGGCCAGTCTCCTGCTCTTGCTTCAATGTTCGCCGGGATTGTTTTCATCAATGTTCTTTTGGCGATATTTAATTTGATTCCCGTTCCTCCTTTGGACGGTTCGCATATTCTTTTCAGCCTTCTGCCTGTTTCCATGAATAACGTCAAAGACTTTTTACAGAGAAACGGATTGATTATTTCTTTATTGTTTTTTTACCTTATTTTTGTCGGGATAATTCCTTTGTTCAGCGCGACTTTTTTTATCTTTAGTCTCATTGCCGGTCAAGGGGCAACCGCTTCCCTCGACAACTTCCTCCAGATAATTTGA